AAAAAACTCGTAGAAATTGGTGGGGAAAGAAGAGCAAAAGATAGTAACTCTAcataattcttcttcttcttcttcttcttcttcttcttcttttgtgtGTGAAAATGTATAGTTGAAAGTAATTTTCCCAACTATGGGTGTCTTAGTGTAGCAGAACTAGTCGAGACTGGGGAATGTAGCGTGCTCCGAAAGGATCCACTCTGATCCATCTGTTTGTGAATAGCTTGTTGTAGACTATGTTAGGTTCTCAACATACATATATGTTGGAGTTAGTTCGAAAACAGACTAGAAATTTCCTAGTCCATAGATTTTTATGCCTAAGTGTTGCAGCAGTTGTTATAAATTGTTTGCAATTGCAGAAGAATGATTACTAATTTTTTATAACTTAATGAGTGACAAAACATGATTGCATTTTACTTATTAGATATACATTTCTGGACTGATTAATCCtagctgttttaagaatatcgTTATAAGTGGAATTACCTGTATATATACTGCTCACATCCCTAATTGCCTTCTCCATTCAACAAAATGAAAATAATCATGTCAAATTTCAGCTTGGTCATAAACCATTGTGGAGCTGTCATAATTAGAGTTGTTGGACTTAAAAGTAACAAAAGTTTCATATGATAAACACCAGCTTCTGGACTTTATTTGATAGGATAAGCTGCCCATTCAAGATTGAATGTTCTTGCTACTTTTCCCTTGTCCTTTCCTTTTTTGCTGTTACAAACAAAGAAGAGACTCCATTGTTGAGATTAGGAAGCATATAACCATCTTTTTTTCTTTAGACAGAATAGCATATAATCTgttgtttcaatttatatgatgtTTGACTTGACATGCAGTTTAAGAAACAAAAAAGGAAGATTTTGGAAAATTATAGTCTTaaaggcaacaacaacaacaaatccagtaTATTCtcataagtggggtctggggaggataacGTGTACGCATACCTTAACTCTACCATAAAAaaggcagagaggttgtttccggtagaccctcggctcaggaaaaatAAAGGGAAGGGGCAATGACAATGACAAGCAAAAACCAATCAGAAAACCAAGCCAAAACTAATACTAGGTAGTGCAATAGAAAACTGAAACGAAGGCAATAACAAGTAATAACAGAAgtctaaaaatacaaaaatacacTAAATGATGTACTAAAACTACTGTAACAAACAATGACGAAGCTCGGCTACCTAAACATCTATCCTAATTCTCAATCTCCACCCCTTTCTATCCATGGTCATGTCCTCACTAAGCTATACTTGAGCAACACCTTATCTTATATGTCTATAGAAGCTTCTCTTCTCATTAACAACTTGTTTgaatggttgttacctattgtattgtatcgtattgttactttaaacgGAAAAGGGTAAAAAATGCActtgaactatttgaaatagctcaaaaatgccctTAGTTTGTTTTTGGTACTAAAAATATCCTTGCTGTctatattttggaccaaaatgcCCTTAAACTGTTAGTCTTGCCATTGAAGGTGACATGACAATCCAACTGGGTAAGATTTGCTTACATGgccatccacctaagcaatccagcatggcaaaattatttttccgaaatttttaaaaaaatacaaaatcaacacttattccgaaaaaagtaaaaaaaatttcggacggcaaaaatatttttcaggaaattttttacttttatcggaataagtgttgattttgtattttaataaaaattttcgaaataaataatttttccggaaattttttacttttttggaataagtgttgattttgtattttaataaaattttcgaaaaaaataatttttccgaattttttttacttttttcggaataagtgttgattgtgtatttttaaaaaaaattcgtaaaattaatttttccgaaaaaataattttgccatgttggattgcttaggtggatggctatgtaagcaaatctaacctagttggactgccatgtcaccttcaatggcaagactaactgtttaagggcatttgtggtccaaaatatagACGACATGGATATATTTTGGCCCTTTTTGAGCCAAACAAACGGagggcatttttgagctatttcaaatagttcaaggATATTTTTAGCCCTTTTACGTACTTTAAAtgcaatgtttgttttgattgttacttaaattttattagaTCGTATTGTTAAATTCGTTgacgaaaagtgtcactttatgtaacgacggaTTTGGTGTGGTGACGTCGTTACCTTGagttttttctctcatcttgtcTTTCTactattaaataattatattttatcctttattctactttttatataatatttctacGTCATATCCTATTATTTATTAgcaatattgcaagtttatttttcatattgttcGTGCGTGACATCATGAAACCACAACAAATGATACAATCTATGCAAATGttgtattcatcaaacaatacaatacattatgaAACCCAACAAATGATACGACATggaacaaccatccaaacaaggtGGAAGTGTAAAATGAAAAGTTTTGTTCCCAAATAAGataaaattgataaaagaaataaaatgcGGTGAACGTGGATCGAACACGTGACCTTCAGATCTTCAGTCTGACGCTCTCCCAACTGAGCTATCCCCGCTTTGCCCTTCGTCTGATAAAGTAAAGTACatatataaaagaaaataataactGCATAATACGAGGACCGTATTGCAATATTAGGACATTTTTAGAGGACCTCGAGCCATTTGCGCTTTTAAATCCCTTCAACCTGAAAAAACGCCAAAACGCACAGGCAAAATCACTTTACTTTTGCCGGAATCACAAATTCCGATTCTGAAGTCCGGTGAACTCAAGAAATGGTTATCAAAAAACGGGTAAACAAGCTTCCTGCTGAAAATGGCGGAACCAATGATGTTGAAGGTTTCCCTAAGAACAAAAAATGCAACGAACAGTTCGATCACTGGGCTTTTCTGGTAATTTCTGTTAGTACCTTGAAAATGTATATTTAATTTGTTTATAttttctgtgtgtgtgtgtgtgtgtgtgtaattgAGCCATCTAGTTTTGTTGAGGTGGCAGTTGTAATTGGGACCTCCTAATTTTTCACAAAAAAATGTTAAAAGTCCTGTAAGAAGTTGTGCTTTGTTAATATGGATCTGAATGTCTGTTAACTGTATGAATTCTTCTGCATTTGATACGATGGAATTTCGATAGATGTGTTTTTGTTATTCTTACACCAGCCAATTTATAATAGTCATTACTCATATATCTTTCTAAcggaattattattatattcttaTAAGCGTGGTGTCGGGGCAAGCTTAcccgcacctcgactaattctaCGGGGCAGCTGCTACCTCTCACCAGTACAAGTACCGAGTAACTCTGTCCATCAAGGCTTGgacagatgggaagaaatcaccaaGTATTTTGCCTTGGCTggctgggatttgaacctgagacctcatgatTCTCAACTCACATCATTGACCATTAGGCCACACCCTTGGATTTTAGTATCTGTGGAGTTATACTATTGGATTGGTGCTTAGGGTATTAAATTATTATAGTAGCACGGTTTGTAATGCTGACTCCATTTAGATTTAATCGTAAAGTCTAGCTTTTGATTAGTCAATTTGCCTAACTTTGAGTAAAACTATTTAAAGATTAACTTATTTTAAGATATCAAGTTTATAAGTATTTTTAGATAAAAAATTTCAGTTAAACTACTTATGTTTACCTAGAGCACCTCATCCTACTATTTGAActattcttttattttaaaaatggtaatgttgttgttgttgtaataatGAAGTAGTGGCTTTGGTAGTGTAATTACTCTTTTTAAGGAATTTATGCTCCCACCATGTTACTGTGTTTATAAAGACAATTGAGATACATGTCAGCGAAGCCTGAGTTTTCCTAAGAACATTTTGCGCGTAGTTTTGGATTGAGGTGTAGTTGTAAATGTTAATAAAATGTATGTTTAATGGTGCATATTGTGACTTTCACGTGGTTTTTTCCGTAGATTTGTGTAGAAAAAAAGAATGGAAATTCTCTGGCATCTCTCATTGGTACTCGTGTTAATCCAATATCTTTTAGCCTTATTTGGGTTTCTTTGTTTGTTTGCAATCTTGATCTTGCATCCCTCATCTACAGAAGCTTACGAATCAATATGGTTTTGGTCAGAGGTGGATCCATAATTTGAACTTTATGGGCCGAGTTCGAATTATACCACAATTCATTTGATTTACTAGACTCAAAATGAATTATTTGTACTTATTTAGTGAATTTTTTAACATATATATAGTGCCCGAGTCAAAGCTACTGTTTCAGATGAATCCATACCTTCCCCTCTACATCCGCCCCTGGTTTTGGTTACTGTTTTTATGGTCGAAGCAAGTGATTCCCCTTCTTTGGTATACCTGTCCATTAAGGCATACTTCCTTCTTGCATATGTGTTACAGCTCATGGCTGGGGCTGGGGCGACTCATGAGGTTTATGTTCGTAGCACCTCCTCTTATTTGAGTGTATTTTACTCTGCTTTTGCCTGCAGTAATCACTGTTCATTTTAAATATTCATACAAGTACAACAGTGTTCCGTAGGTATAAAAGAAAGACAAATTATTCCTAACTGGTGAACCATGTTTGGGTGagggggtttgggggggggggggggagctttAATCCACCGAGTTTCAAAGTTGGAAGTAGCAGATTTCTCGGTTATCAGGAAAAAAGgagagaaataattttttttttggagtGAGATGGCCTGAATAGAACAAAATGGACACATAAGATTCATATAGTACAGTCAACTTGTTTGGAATTGAAGCGTAGTTGATCAAGTCTTTTGCCATTGCCTTTTCCTTTTCTGTTACCTGTAATTATAATGTGTCCATAAAATTGAACTGTTAGAGTGGTCTACATGGCCTACATTATAATTTTGTGTTTATGGTTGATGTTCTACTGATGCTGATTTTTGCAGGATCAAATTGAGGCCCCTATGTGGGTGGACCTTACCTTAGAATATAAGTCTGCCTATCAAGAAAAGTGAGCATCTACACAAGTTGTTAGGTTCTCAAATTCATGTTGGTTGCTTGGGAAATTAGTTTCTTGATCCAGCATATTCATCTTTTTGTTGCAGGGACGATGATTGGTTCCACATAAGCCATCCGTAAGCATCTTCTCGTTTTTCTTACTTAAGCAGTTTCACTTTATCGACGTGGTATCCTTACGTTGAATGAATATTTAGGTTTCACCACGCCTCTTCTAAAATGTTGAAATCTGCATTTTCTCATGCTGGAGAGGGTTCCATAAACCTAGAGCTCGGGTTGCAGGGGTCATGTTCTCCTAAGCTTCCACCTTCGATTTCAAGATCAAGAGGCAAAGATTTCCGAAACAGACAATTGGGACAAGGATATCATTGGCTTACCTTGGATAAGAAACATCCAGTTAAACAATTAAGCTCTAAATCTTCATCTGCAGATTCAGAAGCTTGTAAAGTAGTTAAACAGAAGGCAAGCTCCAAAAAATTAACAAACTATGCTGCTTCAGACTCAGGTTCTTCTTGTCAGCCACCAGATCTTAGTTCTGGCAATGAAAAAATTAGCTCGAACTCTTTGGCTGTCATGAGATACGAAAGCCTGCCAAGAAGCTGCATTACATCGGAGAACGGTGAACAACATTACCAAAAATCATTGGGCGTTAACAGTTTAAAGAAGCCTCTCAAAGTGTCTGATCAAGTACTTGGTCGAACTAGTGGCTTCTTGTCAGATCTAAGAGTAAGTCTGGGGAAAAGTTGTGTTACAAGACAAGCATCAAGAATGGAGGCAAACAATTTTAGGCAGTCAGAAGGTCAGAAATCTTCTTCAAGTATGTCGAGTGTAGGATCTTCTTCAAACCCCTACAAGGAAAGGGAGAATCTAAATGAGAGAAAAATTAAAGAGAAAACTCCAGATAGTAGAAATGCAAGTAGGATGGCTCGAGCTCCAATTGGAGAAATTAAGAAGGCAAAGATGTCCAAGGTTCCTGTTCAACCTCCTGATAAAACTTCTAACGCTAAATTGGTTACTGGAAGATCTGTTTCTTCGTCCATTAGGAATGAAGGTGCTAAAGAAAAGGTGAGAGACTGGAAAAGTTGTTTGAAAAGCTTATATGACAAGCTTCCCATTTTCATTTTCAGTAAAAGGTTATGATTAGGTAGGCTATTGAATAGAATTTGTATGCTTTTTGCCTTTTGTTTTACTGATAGGTTTGGAGATTGAGAAGGGTTTCCCTAGTTTTTGACCATCTTTAAATTATTGAGCATTTGAGCCAGGGCGAACATTTTAGATAAATTGAGCTGCTCTCAGGCTTCAGTCTGTTCGATGTTCGTGATGCATTATTTCATAACGTTTCATGTCACTTTCAACGAATGACAAACCAATTGATTTATCCaatttttgtgttatgttataggTACATCAACATAATGTACAAAGAAAACCTCTTATATTTCGAAGAGCCAATGATCATGTATCCTCAATTGTGGTCTCGAAGGCTACTGCAAGAATTGGAGGTAGCCAGTGCGTTAGGACTGTTGGCACCAGTAAGGTGAATGTGGTTGGGAGAATGGGAATGACCCAGAAGTCAAGCATCAATGGCAACCAAAGGTGTCGTACAGAATTCACAAGTTACACAAAGGAGAATAAACGAAGCACTGAGAACGCAAAGTCTAGTGATTTGATGGTAACCTTTGTCCTCTTAGCTACTAttattgttaatttttctgttcaATTGTAAAAACAAAAAAGGTATCTCTATATTAGATTAGTATATGCAAATTGATCCCATTCTGGAGACAGATTGCAGAATTTAGAGTATTCATTGATCATAGTCAGTAGTTTGTGGCCTTATTTCATGGAGTGCAACAGTCCTAACAACTACAGAGTAGACCTGAGATGACCCATGAAATCGGACTAACCAGCTTGATAAAACAAAGCCCAGAGTGACCAATAAGAAAAAACTGAGCCTGCACGGTCCAGGCCCAGTTACTGAGCCAAGGTTGGTCCTAGGTTTTTCAACCAGTTAAGTGACCTGGACCATGACCGGCCCGGTCCAGACCAGCTAGGAATTAGAGAAAGTCCACTTTTAACCGAGATATTTCCTAAAAGAATAAAGTAGAAATTccaaagataaaagaaaatataggaaacattcttttttgaaaaagaaaatagcCTGGCCTATCCCAGCCCTTTACAAGTCCTGTTTACCGTTAGGGGTCGTGGTCTTTGTCGGGCTTATCCCCTTAAAATTAGCACAGCCTGGCCCATTTGAATTGAGCCAAGTGCAGGACTGGACCAAGTCCATCCAGCTGGACCAAGCCTGTCTGAGCTGGTCCAGTTAGCACATTTATTTTAAAGCATATACTTATTAGTTATCGAGGCCCTTGGTTAATAAGCTGTATGGTTGTTTTGAGGAATAATTAGATTTGTCACTCTTGCATCTCATTTTGATAGGGTTTCTTCCCATTGTTTATTTATGAGGTGTCAGATAGTCCTTACACCTATAGTAATTCGGTGGGAGAAGCAATTGTGCGAAAGGATTAACTGCCTTTACAATGTTACTAATGCAGGTGAACGCTGATAATAAAAGGGACGTGGCTAATCGTGTGAATACGAAGAAGAAGGTTTTCCTTAGATAAAATAGCTAATCTGTATGTACATAGTAGCACTCTGCCTGTTTTCATTCTTGTCGAGCTGCAACGAAGATGGATAAAATGATATGTTGATCGTCTTATGCTGTCAAATAGGTTTTACGATTTTCATTTTAGTTCATCTTGTTGATATTCAATGTCCACTGAATAAAAGAGAGCTGCAATGGGAGATCAAGCTCTCTGAAATTTTGCTTTGCAGATGTTGATCAAAAGTTGACAGTATGTCTATTTTCCACATTAATTTGTTCAACATTACTGTGATGCTGTCTTTTTTCACAGGGTAAGCCATCTAAACTTATCGATAAATTTCATTGATCTATTGATTATATCTTGATCCTTCAAGTGATAACTTACAAGAAATGAAACATGAACTGTAGCTTCAATCAGAATCCCTTTTATAGACCTCAAGTCAAGCCCCTTCTCCCTTTAGTTTTTCCTGTACATCTAAAGGGTGTACATTCTTGTGAAATTCTGAAATtgctaagggtgtgtttggtacgaatgttttccaattttcccatgtttggttggcctaaatgttttggaaaacattttcctcgtgaactcattttcctccaattccctatcaagagaaaggaaaacattttccaaaactccttctcaaccttCACAAAtccccatccccaccaacccaccCCACCCCCCCACACTCCCGCCCCACCCCCACCTACCCACCCCACCCCTCCAccccaccctaaataaaaatattattattagtactttcttttcatgttatagatagatttttttttcatttcttcatgatatataaaagtatttttttcattttaacaaaaaaaatactttcttttcatgttatagatagatttttttttcatttcaacaaatgagtattttttttcatgatatataaaagtatttttttcattttaacaaaaaaaatactttcttttcatgttatagatagatttttttttttcatttcaacaaatgagtattttttttcatgatatataaaagtatttttttcattttaacaaaaaaatactttcttttcatgttatagatagatttgtttttcatttcaacaaatgaatgttttttttcatgatatataaaagtatttttttcattttaacaaaaaaaatactttcttttcatgttatagatagatttttttttcatttcaacaaatgagtattttttttcatgatatataaaagtatttttttcattttaacaaaaaaaatactttcttttcatgttatagatagatttttttttttcatttcaacaaatgagtattttttttcatgatatataaaagtatttttttcattttaacaaaaaaatactttcttttcatgttatagatagatttgtttttcatttcaacaaatgaatgttttttttcatgatatataaaagtatttttttcattttaacaaaaaaaatactttcttttcatgttatagatagatttttttttcatttcaacaaatgagtattttttttcatgatatataaaagtatttttttcattttaacaaaaaaaatactttcttttcatgttatagatagatttttttttttcatttcaacaaatgagtattttttttcatgatatataaaagtatttttttcattttaacaaaaaaatactttcttttcatgttatagatagatttgtttttcatttcaacaaatgaatgttttttttcatgatatataaaagtatttttttcattttaacaaaaaaaatactttcttttcatgtagaaaaagtattttcttttatttcaataaaatgagtactttattttcatgttttagaaagaatattttctttttcaaccaaataAAGAGTTTTTTTTTTAGTTATGGAACACAAATTTCAACGTTAATTTTGCAtaaaaaagtaaagcaacacattagttcctttgggtttgtgtgaatttttagagaCTTGGGTGAAGGGGGTGGGGTGAGGGGgatgaggagagtagcataaaaaaatattttctactctctaaccaaacactagaaaatatttttcggaaaatatttttcactcatcaaccaaataagggaaaataagtgataaaatcactcattttcaTAGAAAACATTTTCCTTACCACTGTATGCCTCCACCATTGGCGGTTAGCAGGGGCGGAGCCACCTAGAGCCAAGAGGGTTCATATGAACCCGCTTCGTTGaaaaattttggtattttatGTAGGTTAAATTCTGTAAAATATAGATATAACCCTTCGTGTTGAACCCACTTGAAAGAAGATGATCCTTTGGAAAGATGATCAAGCGGGTTAAAACTTTAGTGCAGCACTTAAGCAGTTTTTTTCCCTAGTTTTTGGAGGCTAGGACTAATAAATAGTTACCCTTGTTAGTTGATTCTTCCTTTTCCTCTATGTGCTTTAGTTTTTATCTCTATTTttgtactttatttttattttacatttcATCTCTTTACTAAAATCTAGTAGGAAATATTTTACagtttattttactttataagGATCAAACTTTTCTACAAAATGAAATCTTACATTATTTTTGCTAAAATATGCAAGTGCAATCTTTAAATTGTTTATAATTTGTTAGTTCAACTTAAATTGTTTATTTTATGTTAcattaaaattattaatttactTTATAAGCTCTCTTCTCTTATAAATTTGTATTAGTTTAGCTTAAGTCATAACTCTTTATTTTTTCATTGTCTTTTGTTTGTAAATTAGCGACTTTTTTCGTTACAGATTTTAGATTTTTCCCAATTTCTAGAGTCTAGAAGGTTTCTAAACTGGGTAAATAGATTTTTAGTTAAAGTAACAAAGGTGAAATTCTTTGAactaaattttttaaattaaataaataaattgttaATATATTTACTTAAAGTAAGTAgtctttgttaaatattttaaattttttgttcAACTTTCTTTTATAGAAAAAAGGGATGTTGACTGCAACTTTTTTAAGTTGTTCATTTTGTGATAGCATTATGAATTTAATGTAAAAAAAGGCATCGGACAAATCTTACTTGTCGGTATTAACATTATATTTTTTGAACCCGCTTGCTTGAAATTCTGGGTCCGCCGGCTGTTAGTAAGAAGGATGGACCATATTTATGTGTCAGCACAGAAAATTTTGCTTCGGAAAAAAACAAACAATTGGACGAGACAAGGAAAAGTTCAAGAAAGTGTACTATTTCTGTTATAACAGAAATGTCAGTGTTTCATCGTCTGTACAAGTGCAAACAACAAAGTTTACAATGCCAAGCCAAGAAAAATGAAGAATATTATCAAGAATAAATTCATGTGCTCCTTTCACTCTACACACTTGCTGATCTACCATACAAGTTACGGGTTCGACATAATTCAATAATTTGGATCCAAATGGGTGACATTACATTATATCTGCAATATTATCTTATACATATATTTTATAGCGATAGAAATGTCACTATATATTTAAGGctataaattttaaaattctttcgttttttcttaaacttcatgttcaGCCAAATACCTTCACATAGCGTAAGACGGAGGAAGCAATAGTGTACTACAATAGCGATAGAAATGTCACTGTATGTTTAAGgctataaatttcaaatctttttcgtcttttcttaaattttatattcaGCCAAATACCTTCACATAACATAAGACGGAGAAAGCAATAGTGTACTACAAGTCTCTCCTTAGTGAGCTCTAAAATAGAATatgctttttttttcttcctaCATGCCCCAACAAAGTTTATGTAGTAATAAGAGGGGATGGATTAGATAGAGTACATAAACTTGCAATGGATGGAAGGATTTAACTTACATATACTTTTATTGTATTATAACTTATTATATCATGTTATTTCTTCGTATGCGCATACAATGTGACTTTGTGCTAATGCCTTATAAAGCTTGCGATGTGGGATTCGTCTAAGGTATTATGTGCACACTTTTTTCAGAAGTTTGTCAGTCTAGAAGCCTGACAGTCCTTCTTTTGCTCTGTCCTCGTCGCCCCCCTTTC
The DNA window shown above is from Nicotiana tomentosiformis chromosome 8, ASM39032v3, whole genome shotgun sequence and carries:
- the LOC104087088 gene encoding uncharacterized protein isoform X1, which encodes MVIKKRVNKLPAENGGTNDVEGFPKNKKCNEQFDHWAFLDQIEAPMWVDLTLEYKSAYQEKDDDWFHISHPFHHASSKMLKSAFSHAGEGSINLELGLQGSCSPKLPPSISRSRGKDFRNRQLGQGYHWLTLDKKHPVKQLSSKSSSADSEACKVVKQKASSKKLTNYAASDSGSSCQPPDLSSGNEKISSNSLAVMRYESLPRSCITSENGEQHYQKSLGVNSLKKPLKVSDQVLGRTSGFLSDLRVSLGKSCVTRQASRMEANNFRQSEGQKSSSSMSSVGSSSNPYKERENLNERKIKEKTPDSRNASRMARAPIGEIKKAKMSKVPVQPPDKTSNAKLVTGRSVSSSIRNEGAKEKVHQHNVQRKPLIFRRANDHVSSIVVSKATARIGGSQCVRTVGTSKVNVVGRMGMTQKSSINGNQRCRTEFTSYTKENKRSTENAKSSDLMVNADNKRDVANRVNTKKKVFLR
- the LOC104087088 gene encoding uncharacterized protein isoform X2, with product MVIKKRVNKLPAENGGTNDVEGFPKNKKCNEQFDHWAFLAPMWVDLTLEYKSAYQEKDDDWFHISHPFHHASSKMLKSAFSHAGEGSINLELGLQGSCSPKLPPSISRSRGKDFRNRQLGQGYHWLTLDKKHPVKQLSSKSSSADSEACKVVKQKASSKKLTNYAASDSGSSCQPPDLSSGNEKISSNSLAVMRYESLPRSCITSENGEQHYQKSLGVNSLKKPLKVSDQVLGRTSGFLSDLRVSLGKSCVTRQASRMEANNFRQSEGQKSSSSMSSVGSSSNPYKERENLNERKIKEKTPDSRNASRMARAPIGEIKKAKMSKVPVQPPDKTSNAKLVTGRSVSSSIRNEGAKEKVHQHNVQRKPLIFRRANDHVSSIVVSKATARIGGSQCVRTVGTSKVNVVGRMGMTQKSSINGNQRCRTEFTSYTKENKRSTENAKSSDLMVNADNKRDVANRVNTKKKVFLR